Proteins co-encoded in one Nicotiana sylvestris chromosome 7, ASM39365v2, whole genome shotgun sequence genomic window:
- the LOC138874125 gene encoding uncharacterized protein: protein MSLLGRLNYISRFIAQLTTTCEPIFKLLKKDAAVEWTYECQEAFDKIKGTAMKTQALADHLAENPVDEEYEPLKTYFPDEEFYCTSNMAEYEACILGLRMAVDMGVQEVLFLEFRHIPRINNEVADALATLASMLHHPDKVYVDPLHIQVRDQHAYCNMVEEELDGEPWFHDVKEYI, encoded by the exons ATGAGCCTGttagggagattgaattatatcagcaggtttattgctcagctcacgacaacttgtgagcccatcttcaaattgttaaagaaagatgctgcagtcGAGTGGACatatgaatgtcaggaagcatttgataagataaaggg gaccgcAATGAAAACACAAGCATTGgctgaccatttggctgagaatcctgtggatgaagaatacgaacctttgaagacctacttccctgatgaagag TTCTATTGTACTAGCAACATGgcggaatacgaggcatgcattttgggtttgaggatggctgtggatatgggtgtccaggaagtcttgttcttgg agttcagacATATTCCGAGGATCAACaatgaggtcgctgatgctttggctactctagcgtcaatgttacatcatccagataaggttTATGtggacccgttgcatattcaggttcgcgatcagcatgcttattgtaacatggtggaagaagaactcgatggtgaaccatggtttcaTGATGTTAAGGAATACATCTGA